From Neobacillus sp. PS2-9, the proteins below share one genomic window:
- a CDS encoding carboxypeptidase M32 → MEQKVMDPTVKKALEQFKALDEKITHFSSIIGLADWDQKVMAPKKGRNVFAKAAGTLRTEVFKLSVSQEMGDLLETLSSTEKTEGLDEMTKAKVREYKEYYQKSKSIPADLFQEYSILTAQANDAWEEARENNDFARYLPSLEKIVEYKRKFAEIYGYEEHPYDALLDEFEPGLTVKKLDPLFAKLRESSVKLLERIKNNGKPTKVEIFDQSFEIEKQKEFNRYILPIIGFDMNAGRLDETVHPFAQTVNTGDVRLTTRYLEKNVRSALFGTIHEAGHGIYEQHVNPAFEESVLQSGASFGIHESQSRFLENMVGRSKEFWKYFYPKLQEYFPNQLENVSVEEFYCAVNTVQPSFIRVEADELTYNLHIMLRYEIEKALIGGEIEVKDLPAIWNQKMQDYLGVTPNTDTEGVLQDVHWSFGGIGYFPSYSLGNLYAAQILRTIQNEVPEFNNYIENGRFDLIQEWLKEKIHQYGKLYTPNELIVRVTGEELNADYLVEYLEKKYTEVYEL, encoded by the coding sequence ATGGAACAAAAAGTAATGGATCCAACAGTAAAAAAAGCGTTGGAGCAGTTCAAGGCGTTAGATGAAAAGATTACTCATTTTTCAAGTATTATAGGATTGGCAGATTGGGATCAAAAGGTGATGGCTCCGAAAAAAGGGAGAAATGTGTTTGCTAAAGCAGCAGGAACCCTTAGAACGGAAGTATTTAAGCTTTCGGTCTCACAAGAAATGGGTGACCTGTTAGAGACATTATCGTCTACTGAAAAAACTGAGGGATTAGACGAAATGACAAAAGCGAAAGTACGAGAATACAAAGAGTATTATCAAAAATCTAAAAGTATACCAGCTGACCTTTTTCAGGAATATAGCATACTTACAGCCCAAGCAAATGATGCCTGGGAAGAGGCTCGGGAAAACAATGATTTTGCCCGTTACCTTCCTTCCCTAGAGAAAATAGTAGAATATAAGCGTAAATTTGCTGAAATTTATGGCTATGAGGAGCATCCATACGATGCATTGTTGGATGAGTTTGAGCCAGGATTAACTGTGAAAAAACTAGATCCATTATTTGCGAAGTTAAGAGAATCTAGTGTAAAGCTATTAGAACGCATTAAGAATAATGGAAAACCAACCAAAGTAGAAATTTTCGATCAATCATTCGAAATTGAAAAACAAAAAGAATTTAATCGGTATATTTTACCTATAATTGGTTTTGATATGAACGCAGGAAGACTGGACGAAACGGTTCATCCATTTGCACAAACCGTTAATACCGGGGATGTACGTTTAACCACCCGTTATTTAGAAAAGAACGTCCGATCCGCTTTATTTGGGACGATTCACGAGGCGGGGCATGGAATTTATGAACAACATGTTAATCCTGCTTTCGAAGAGTCGGTCCTTCAAAGCGGCGCATCCTTTGGTATTCATGAATCACAATCTCGATTCTTAGAAAATATGGTTGGACGCAGTAAGGAATTCTGGAAGTATTTTTATCCAAAGCTTCAGGAGTATTTTCCAAACCAATTGGAAAATGTTTCGGTTGAAGAATTCTATTGTGCAGTTAATACAGTGCAGCCATCATTTATCCGTGTGGAAGCAGATGAACTAACTTATAATCTTCACATCATGCTTCGTTATGAAATCGAAAAAGCCTTAATTGGCGGTGAGATTGAAGTGAAAGACCTTCCGGCCATTTGGAACCAAAAAATGCAGGATTACCTTGGTGTTACACCTAATACGGATACAGAGGGCGTTCTTCAAGATGTCCATTGGTCCTTTGGTGGAATTGGTTACTTCCCGTCCTATTCATTAGGTAATCTCTATGCTGCCCAAATCCTTCGTACCATTCAAAACGAAGTACCGGAGTTCAATAACTATATTGAAAACGGACGGTTTGATTTAATTCAGGAATGGTTAAAGGAAAAGATTCATCAGTACGGCAAGCTTTATACGCCAAATGAGTTAATTGTAAGAGTAACAGGTGAAGAATTAAACGCAGATTATCTTGTGGAGTATTTAGAGAAGAAATATACGGAAGTATACGAACTATAA
- a CDS encoding peptidoglycan D,D-transpeptidase FtsI family protein, with protein MCYILEKPNKKKSHFPFRLNILFFSVFLLFSILILRLGFVQIVYGENFKRDLERKEDITVSNPVPRGKMFDRDFKVVVDNIPKSAITFTNEGFTQKEMLGTAKKLAQLIDKNTDKVTLREKKDFWIMKHPKLADKKITQEEKALLANKKMTDKELYKLKVDRVTDAELQTLTANDLEVMAIYREFISGYKFTPQIVKNENVTDKEFAVVSENLQSLPGVETTTDWDRAYAFKDTLRSVLGKVTKSDEGLPAEQLDYFLARGYSRNDRVGKSQLEMQYEDVLHGYKSKVKNITDKTGSVIETQPVTDGKKGNDLVLTIDMELQMAVDKIIEDELWAAKRSPGTVLTDRAYVVLMDPHTGEVLAMSGKKIVKDPDTGIVEMMDDALGTFTTTYNVGSAVKGATILTGFKTGAISPGTVFDDTGLKIKDTPIKKSYAYLGRVNEIDALKKSSNVYMFHTAIRIGQGHYEYEKPLNFSNPKAFETIRNSFSSFGLGTRTGIDLPNEQTGFKGQSKLPGYLLDLVIGQYDTYSTMQLAQYVATIANGGNRMQPHVVKQIRHSAEDGEELGPVAQEMTPTVLNTIDVKKLWMTRVQTGFKKVMQEPGGTATKFFSDVKYSPAGKTGTAEAFYDGPLRSQFGKEPPPVMNLSLVSYAPSTNPEVAMAVIVPWAYQGKVDNRANLKIGRKVLDTYFQLRNK; from the coding sequence ATGTGTTACATTTTGGAGAAACCCAATAAGAAAAAGTCCCATTTCCCCTTTCGATTAAATATCCTTTTTTTTAGTGTCTTTTTATTATTTTCAATACTTATATTACGCCTAGGCTTTGTTCAAATTGTTTATGGTGAAAACTTTAAACGAGACCTAGAGAGAAAAGAAGATATTACAGTTAGTAATCCTGTCCCCAGAGGGAAGATGTTTGATAGAGATTTTAAAGTGGTTGTTGACAATATCCCTAAAAGTGCCATTACCTTCACAAATGAGGGGTTTACCCAGAAGGAAATGCTTGGGACTGCCAAAAAACTAGCACAGTTGATTGACAAAAATACCGATAAGGTCACTCTAAGGGAAAAAAAAGATTTCTGGATCATGAAACATCCGAAGCTTGCAGATAAGAAAATTACACAAGAAGAAAAAGCCTTATTAGCTAACAAAAAAATGACAGATAAAGAACTCTACAAATTAAAAGTAGATCGAGTGACCGATGCTGAATTACAAACTTTAACTGCGAATGATCTCGAGGTCATGGCCATCTACCGAGAATTTATTAGCGGTTATAAATTCACACCACAGATTGTAAAAAATGAAAACGTGACCGATAAGGAATTTGCCGTTGTAAGTGAAAATCTTCAATCTCTTCCGGGGGTAGAAACAACGACAGATTGGGACCGTGCTTACGCATTTAAAGATACCTTGCGATCAGTATTAGGAAAAGTAACAAAATCTGATGAGGGGTTGCCTGCAGAACAATTAGATTATTTTTTGGCAAGAGGATACAGTCGTAACGACCGCGTCGGCAAGAGCCAGCTTGAAATGCAATATGAAGATGTTCTACACGGTTATAAATCCAAAGTAAAAAACATTACCGATAAGACAGGAAGCGTCATCGAGACACAACCTGTGACTGACGGAAAAAAAGGAAACGACCTTGTCCTTACAATCGATATGGAACTGCAAATGGCAGTAGATAAAATAATTGAAGATGAGCTTTGGGCAGCAAAGAGATCACCCGGGACTGTACTAACAGATCGGGCTTACGTGGTTTTAATGGACCCACATACTGGTGAAGTATTAGCGATGTCTGGAAAAAAGATTGTAAAAGATCCTGACACCGGAATAGTGGAAATGATGGATGATGCACTAGGCACTTTCACTACTACATATAATGTTGGTTCCGCTGTTAAAGGCGCAACTATTCTAACTGGATTTAAAACTGGAGCAATTTCTCCTGGAACGGTATTTGATGATACGGGTTTAAAAATCAAAGACACCCCAATAAAGAAGTCATATGCGTATTTGGGAAGAGTAAATGAAATAGACGCCTTGAAAAAATCATCTAACGTTTATATGTTTCATACGGCAATCCGTATCGGACAAGGACATTATGAGTATGAAAAACCATTAAATTTTTCTAATCCGAAAGCATTTGAAACGATTAGAAATTCTTTCTCCTCATTTGGTTTGGGCACAAGAACGGGTATCGATTTACCAAATGAGCAGACAGGATTTAAAGGACAGAGTAAGCTACCTGGTTATTTACTAGACCTTGTTATTGGTCAATATGATACCTACTCAACGATGCAACTTGCTCAATACGTTGCAACCATTGCCAATGGGGGCAACCGAATGCAGCCACATGTAGTGAAGCAAATTAGACATTCTGCAGAGGATGGCGAAGAACTCGGGCCTGTCGCACAGGAAATGACACCAACTGTGCTCAATACCATAGATGTTAAAAAACTATGGATGACCCGTGTACAAACAGGATTTAAGAAAGTGATGCAGGAGCCTGGTGGAACAGCAACTAAGTTTTTTAGCGATGTTAAGTACTCTCCAGCAGGGAAAACAGGAACGGCAGAAGCCTTTTATGACGGACCATTAAGAAGCCAATTTGGGAAAGAGCCGCCCCCGGTCATGAATCTAAGCCTGGTAAGTTATGCCCCAAGCACGAATCCTGAGGTCGCGATGGCCGTGATTGTTCCTTGGGCCTATCAAGGAAAGGTTGATAATAGAGCTAATTTAAAAATTGGCCGCAAGGTTCTTGATACGTATTTTCAACTGAGGAATAAATAG
- a CDS encoding 2Fe-2S iron-sulfur cluster-binding protein: MKSNTITLQVNGESRVTTVRYADTLLYTLRGKLGLTGAKPGCLNGDCGACTVTIDGWPMKSCLMLAVEAVGKKVTTIEGLQGTPIQQAFIDNFAFQCGYCTPGFIMNCHALIENHPNANDSTIKEWLESNICRCTSYLEIEKAVKSVLSKK, from the coding sequence TTGAAATCAAACACAATTACCTTACAGGTTAATGGTGAAAGCCGAGTAACCACTGTGCGCTATGCTGATACTCTGTTATATACATTAAGGGGGAAATTGGGTCTTACTGGAGCTAAGCCAGGCTGTTTAAATGGGGACTGTGGGGCCTGTACGGTTACTATTGACGGTTGGCCAATGAAATCCTGTTTAATGCTAGCTGTGGAGGCTGTTGGGAAAAAGGTGACAACTATAGAAGGGCTTCAGGGGACACCCATTCAACAAGCTTTTATAGACAACTTTGCTTTTCAATGCGGATATTGCACTCCAGGGTTCATCATGAACTGTCATGCATTAATTGAAAATCATCCGAATGCGAATGACTCAACCATTAAAGAGTGGTTGGAGTCGAATATTTGCCGATGCACGAGCTATTTAGAAATTGAGAAGGCGGTAAAATCAGTACTATCCAAAAAATAA
- a CDS encoding FAD binding domain-containing protein: protein MLPFDFEFYQPETLEEAVHLYQTLDQQGKQPMFFSGGTELITLGRIDMAYTEAVINIKGISECNVMQVSRDHLLLGSTLSLTKIEEANLFPLLTKTASEVADHTARGKITLGGNICARIFYREAVLPFLLADSQLFITGPEGKKVVPINDMFQGQLKLKSGELLVQLVTENRFVRAPYFSMKRRQQWETGYPLITVAALKIAEEIRVAVSGLCPFPFRSSEMEETLNNRSYSVEEKVERALSSLPNPILDDIEGSADYRLFVLRHLLLDMMATLERGNT, encoded by the coding sequence ATGCTTCCTTTTGATTTCGAATTTTATCAACCAGAAACATTAGAAGAAGCTGTCCATCTCTACCAAACCTTAGATCAGCAGGGTAAACAGCCAATGTTTTTCTCTGGAGGAACAGAATTGATTACCCTCGGTCGCATTGATATGGCGTATACAGAAGCTGTTATTAATATAAAGGGTATTTCCGAATGTAATGTCATGCAGGTAAGTAGAGATCATTTGTTGCTTGGAAGCACGCTATCTTTAACAAAAATAGAAGAAGCTAATCTTTTTCCACTGCTGACAAAAACAGCTAGTGAGGTAGCTGACCATACAGCGAGAGGAAAAATTACGTTAGGCGGTAATATTTGTGCAAGAATTTTTTATAGAGAAGCGGTTCTTCCATTCTTACTGGCAGACAGTCAATTATTCATCACAGGACCCGAAGGAAAAAAAGTAGTGCCAATAAATGATATGTTTCAGGGTCAGTTAAAATTAAAGAGTGGTGAATTATTAGTACAATTAGTAACAGAAAATCGTTTTGTGAGAGCACCCTATTTTAGTATGAAACGACGCCAGCAATGGGAAACTGGCTATCCCTTAATCACAGTGGCAGCTTTAAAAATTGCTGAAGAGATACGGGTAGCAGTAAGTGGGTTATGTCCGTTCCCTTTTCGGTCATCGGAAATGGAGGAAACTCTGAATAACAGAAGCTATTCAGTAGAGGAAAAAGTGGAACGGGCGTTATCCTCACTGCCCAATCCAATTTTGGATGATATTGAGGGTTCTGCAGATTATCGTTTATTTGTATTACGACATTTATTGTTGGATATGATGGCCACCTTAGAAAGAGGAAATACTTGA
- a CDS encoding xanthine dehydrogenase family protein molybdopterin-binding subunit has translation MEILGKSVIRKEARDKVTGRAKYTNDYQPFPMLSVKMVISPYGHAKIVSIDTTDARKVPGVRAILAGQQFPLTGEAIRDRPPIAVDKVRYHGEPVALVVAETPAQAKKAADLINVQYDLLPVVNSPTQAIQKDAPLVHERLGEYKKEKDVYPVPDTNIATHIKIRKGNMERGWNESEIVVEASFSFSPSDHAAMETRCATAEILPDGNITITTSSQAPFMVKRLISDYFGEEIGKIIVHTPLVGGAYGGKASVQLEVLAYLASKAVGGKAVKILNTREEDILTSPCHIGLDATVKLGADRTGKIRAAKIRYLWDGGAYSDKATDLTRAGAADCTGPYHMENVWCDSYCMYTNHPYAAPFRGFSHSELSFAIERTLDLLAQKLNIDPLELRRMNAILPGHTTPTRVRLNKSNVGNLPKCIDRVRELINWDEGPIKEVNERFIRVKGVSCSWKTSTIDPNAPSGVILTFNPDGSINLMSGVIEIGTGTKTVLAQILAERLKMDVNKIHVRMEVDTQTTPEHWKTVASRGTFMAGRALLEAADDVIRQLKDIASTVLRAPKEDLEVGNSRVYLRDDPAIGLDFKDIGYGYEYPNGNSIGGQIIGKGNFILRHLTHLDRETGAGKPGPEWTVAAYGVEVEFDRRDYTYRLLKAATVVDIGKVLNEKAALGQVMGAMSMGLAFAGRETFYFDDLGRVLNPQLRTYRPLRYGENPEYLVGFIETPQLDGPYGARGVGEHGLMGMPGALGNALSTAAGVSLHHLPLLPELIWKAKEAAK, from the coding sequence TTGGAGATTCTTGGAAAGAGCGTGATTCGTAAAGAGGCGAGGGATAAGGTAACAGGTCGGGCAAAATATACGAATGACTATCAACCATTTCCAATGCTTTCAGTAAAAATGGTCATTAGTCCATATGGTCATGCAAAAATTGTAAGCATAGATACAACCGATGCAAGGAAGGTACCCGGTGTCAGAGCAATCCTTGCCGGCCAACAGTTCCCGCTAACAGGAGAAGCCATTCGCGACCGGCCACCAATTGCTGTTGACAAGGTGCGTTATCACGGTGAACCAGTTGCACTCGTTGTGGCTGAAACACCGGCACAAGCCAAGAAAGCAGCAGATCTAATTAACGTCCAATATGACCTACTGCCAGTTGTCAATTCACCAACACAAGCAATCCAAAAGGACGCCCCACTAGTACATGAACGTTTAGGGGAATATAAAAAAGAGAAAGATGTCTACCCGGTGCCTGACACCAATATTGCCACACATATTAAAATTCGGAAAGGCAATATGGAAAGGGGGTGGAATGAAAGTGAAATAGTGGTGGAAGCGAGTTTCTCCTTCTCTCCTTCTGATCACGCCGCGATGGAGACTAGGTGTGCAACAGCAGAGATTCTCCCAGATGGTAATATAACCATAACTACCTCTTCTCAGGCACCATTCATGGTAAAAAGGCTTATTTCCGACTATTTCGGTGAGGAAATTGGGAAGATAATAGTCCATACCCCGCTTGTTGGAGGAGCATATGGTGGGAAGGCTTCCGTCCAACTCGAGGTGCTGGCCTACTTGGCATCTAAGGCAGTTGGCGGAAAAGCCGTGAAAATACTTAATACAAGAGAAGAAGATATACTCACCTCTCCGTGCCATATCGGTTTAGATGCAACGGTTAAATTGGGGGCCGATCGAACAGGAAAAATCAGGGCTGCTAAAATTCGATATTTATGGGACGGAGGAGCGTATTCCGATAAGGCAACCGATTTAACGAGGGCAGGAGCGGCCGATTGTACTGGACCGTATCATATGGAGAATGTTTGGTGCGATTCCTATTGCATGTATACCAATCATCCCTATGCAGCACCATTTAGGGGCTTTAGTCATTCTGAGCTTTCTTTTGCCATCGAAAGAACACTGGATTTGCTTGCACAGAAATTAAATATTGATCCCCTTGAATTAAGAAGGATGAACGCGATTTTGCCTGGACATACCACACCAACAAGAGTCAGATTGAATAAGAGTAATGTAGGAAATCTGCCTAAATGTATTGATAGAGTAAGAGAGTTAATCAACTGGGATGAAGGGCCAATTAAAGAGGTGAATGAAAGATTTATTCGTGTCAAGGGAGTCAGTTGTAGCTGGAAAACCTCAACAATTGATCCCAATGCACCTTCAGGAGTTATTCTCACGTTTAATCCGGATGGTAGTATCAATTTAATGTCCGGAGTGATTGAAATTGGTACAGGAACAAAAACCGTTCTCGCTCAAATTCTTGCTGAGCGTCTGAAAATGGATGTGAACAAGATTCATGTACGAATGGAAGTGGATACCCAGACAACGCCTGAACACTGGAAAACGGTCGCAAGTAGGGGAACGTTCATGGCCGGTAGAGCCCTTTTAGAAGCAGCTGATGATGTTATAAGGCAGCTAAAAGATATCGCTTCTACCGTTTTAAGGGCCCCGAAGGAAGACTTAGAAGTAGGGAACAGTCGTGTATATTTGCGTGACGACCCAGCTATTGGTCTTGATTTTAAGGATATAGGATATGGCTATGAATATCCTAATGGAAATTCTATTGGGGGGCAAATTATCGGCAAGGGGAACTTTATTTTAAGACATCTTACACATCTAGACCGCGAAACAGGTGCAGGAAAACCAGGTCCAGAGTGGACGGTTGCAGCGTACGGTGTGGAGGTGGAGTTTGATAGGAGAGATTACACGTATCGATTACTAAAAGCCGCAACAGTGGTTGATATTGGGAAGGTATTAAATGAAAAAGCAGCACTCGGACAGGTCATGGGAGCGATGAGTATGGGTCTCGCCTTTGCGGGTCGAGAAACTTTTTACTTTGATGACCTGGGCAGAGTATTGAATCCACAGCTAAGGACGTATCGACCATTAAGGTATGGTGAAAATCCAGAGTATTTGGTGGGATTTATTGAAACGCCTCAGCTAGACGGACCCTACGGAGCCAGGGGTGTAGGAGAACATGGACTCATGGGGATGCCGGGAGCGCTTGGGAATGCTTTATCAACAGCAGCTGGTGTATCCCTACATCATCTACCGTTACTACCAGAATTAATATGGAAAGCAAAGGAGGCGGCTAAGTAA
- a CDS encoding nucleotidyltransferase family protein, translating to MDHTRLVGIYLAAGRSSRMGCSKLNLPLGNRFVGSMAFQAALDSKLEAVITVTRKEDSLHWLAPFSEMLGWRLVDCDQADRGLSASLKAGVSAASQLGASGVVVLLADQPNVTYWMINRLIEEFLVAPDYSYIAYTHNGVSKPPILITKRIFSLIEDLEGDQGAREIIRGRESETGKQILLESNECFFDVDTMEDYQFVKKMWQNIR from the coding sequence ATGGACCATACCCGATTAGTAGGGATTTATCTTGCAGCTGGTAGGAGCAGTAGAATGGGCTGTTCTAAACTGAATTTACCACTTGGAAATAGGTTTGTAGGGAGCATGGCGTTTCAGGCGGCCTTGGATTCCAAGCTAGAGGCTGTCATCACTGTCACGCGAAAGGAAGATTCGCTTCATTGGTTAGCTCCTTTTTCGGAAATGTTGGGTTGGAGGTTAGTAGATTGTGATCAGGCAGACCGAGGGTTAAGTGCTTCATTGAAAGCGGGAGTGAGTGCGGCTTCACAGTTGGGGGCTTCCGGGGTGGTGGTGCTTTTAGCAGACCAGCCTAATGTCACTTATTGGATGATTAATCGGTTAATAGAGGAATTCTTGGTTGCCCCAGACTATTCCTATATTGCGTACACTCACAATGGGGTTTCGAAACCACCCATTCTTATTACTAAGCGCATTTTTTCACTTATTGAAGATTTAGAAGGTGATCAAGGAGCACGGGAAATCATTCGAGGAAGGGAGAGTGAAACTGGGAAACAAATATTACTAGAAAGTAACGAGTGCTTTTTTGATGTGGATACCATGGAAGATTATCAGTTTGTAAAGAAAATGTGGCAAAACATAAGGTGA
- a CDS encoding XdhC family protein, producing MDDIYPIFEVMEKKGRKALATIISVKGSAYKKEGATMIFFEDGSYKGMLSAGCLETDLAIRAKKVMREQEAEILQYDLSEENDFGWGQGAGCNGTIDILLEPLTSQLIEDYRHVKKLLNSHKPVIALKRLDELGEYVFIEEEGASFGNWSGKIPVIEFTSKSGVMTEKSIFQHTYQPKPRLIVFGAGPDAIPLVTLAVETGFSVFVCDWRSDLCQKNNFPTAEHVMVGFPSELVSQLSFSSYDFVVIMSHHFQRDQEFLLHLLHGNVRYLGVLGPRERTKRLLNGEEIPTWIYSPIGAPIKAVGPEEIAVSILAEMIEVWRKPRHERVELLWTIPD from the coding sequence ATGGATGATATTTATCCAATATTCGAAGTGATGGAAAAGAAGGGGAGAAAAGCATTAGCTACAATTATTAGTGTTAAAGGTTCAGCCTATAAAAAAGAAGGAGCAACGATGATTTTTTTTGAAGACGGTTCTTATAAAGGAATGTTAAGTGCCGGCTGTTTAGAAACGGATTTAGCCATACGAGCAAAGAAAGTAATGAGGGAACAGGAGGCAGAGATCCTTCAGTATGATTTAAGTGAAGAAAATGATTTTGGATGGGGTCAGGGAGCTGGCTGTAATGGGACCATCGATATTCTACTTGAGCCATTGACTTCACAATTAATCGAGGATTATAGGCATGTAAAAAAGTTATTGAACAGTCATAAGCCAGTGATTGCCTTAAAACGGCTAGATGAACTTGGAGAGTATGTGTTTATTGAGGAGGAGGGTGCGTCATTCGGGAACTGGTCCGGGAAAATACCGGTAATTGAGTTTACCTCAAAAAGTGGCGTTATGACAGAGAAATCTATTTTTCAGCATACGTATCAGCCTAAGCCACGTTTAATTGTGTTTGGAGCAGGACCTGATGCTATTCCACTTGTCACACTGGCAGTGGAAACAGGTTTTTCTGTGTTTGTCTGTGACTGGCGAAGCGATCTTTGTCAGAAGAATAACTTTCCAACTGCAGAACATGTTATGGTTGGTTTTCCCAGTGAATTAGTAAGTCAGTTATCTTTTTCTTCTTATGATTTTGTGGTTATTATGTCTCATCATTTTCAAAGGGATCAGGAATTTCTCCTTCATTTACTTCATGGAAATGTTAGATATTTAGGAGTTTTAGGACCAAGAGAAAGAACAAAGAGGTTGCTTAACGGTGAAGAGATCCCTACATGGATTTATTCGCCGATTGGAGCACCCATTAAAGCAGTAGGGCCTGAAGAAATAGCAGTAAGCATTCTTGCAGAAATGATTGAGGTTTGGAGAAAACCAAGACATGAACGAGTGGAACTGTTATGGACCATACCCGATTAG
- a CDS encoding multicopper oxidase: MKLTKFKDPLTIPPVLKPKWKTDKYTYYEVNMIETMQSLHSDLPKTRVWGYEGMYPGPTFEVEAGERVYVKWQNKLPNHHLFPIDHTVHGAEKEKPDVRTVVHLHGGRTEPASDGYPDAWFTKDFRVKGPFFEKEIYEYGNQQSSRALWYHDHAIGLTRLNIYAGLAGYYIIRDKHERSLNLPTGKFEIPLLLQDRSFHEDCSLSYPFQPENNLSGIKPSIIPSFFGDTIVVNGTAWPYLEVEPRKYRFRLLNAANARFFRLSLDSNQLFYQIGTDSGFLEQPIGVKTLLIAPAERMDIIIDFSNLEGQSILLKNDAPTHFPSGDPVNPNTTGTVMQFRVSKSQSRIDTSVIPAYLGPITKLQVPMAKRTRWLELSEEKDSYGRSLFLLDKKKWDFPITENPQVRSIELWNFINTNGDDHPIHIHLVQFQILDRQPFDVKHFKRTQQIKFTGAPMLPDLGERGWKDTVKCPPGHITRIIIPFSPYTGRYVWHCHMLEHEDYEMMRPYFILPPN, translated from the coding sequence ATGAAACTAACAAAATTCAAAGATCCTTTAACCATCCCGCCAGTATTAAAACCTAAATGGAAAACAGACAAATATACGTATTATGAAGTGAATATGATCGAAACAATGCAGTCTCTACATAGTGATTTACCAAAAACAAGGGTGTGGGGTTATGAAGGGATGTATCCGGGACCAACTTTTGAGGTTGAAGCGGGTGAAAGGGTGTATGTAAAATGGCAAAATAAACTTCCCAATCATCACCTTTTTCCGATTGATCATACAGTTCATGGGGCAGAGAAGGAGAAACCTGATGTTCGAACAGTTGTCCACCTTCATGGAGGCAGAACAGAACCTGCCAGTGATGGCTATCCTGATGCTTGGTTTACCAAAGATTTTCGTGTGAAGGGTCCTTTTTTTGAAAAAGAGATTTATGAATATGGAAACCAACAAAGTTCCAGGGCCCTCTGGTACCATGATCATGCCATTGGATTAACTCGTCTGAATATCTACGCGGGGCTCGCTGGGTATTATATTATCCGAGACAAGCATGAACGTTCGTTAAATTTACCAACTGGAAAATTTGAAATTCCATTACTTCTTCAAGACCGTTCTTTTCATGAGGATTGCTCATTATCCTACCCCTTTCAGCCGGAGAACAATCTCTCTGGTATAAAACCATCTATTATTCCATCTTTCTTTGGAGATACCATCGTTGTTAATGGAACTGCTTGGCCTTATTTAGAAGTAGAGCCAAGAAAGTATCGGTTCCGTCTGTTAAACGCAGCCAATGCCCGCTTTTTCCGACTAAGTCTTGACTCTAATCAACTGTTTTATCAAATTGGAACAGATAGTGGATTTCTAGAACAACCAATTGGTGTAAAAACATTACTGATTGCACCGGCCGAGCGCATGGATATCATCATTGACTTTAGTAATTTGGAAGGCCAGTCCATTCTATTGAAAAATGACGCTCCAACACACTTCCCTTCTGGGGATCCCGTGAATCCGAACACAACTGGAACCGTTATGCAGTTTCGGGTATCTAAATCTCAGTCAAGGATTGATACAAGTGTAATTCCTGCCTATTTAGGTCCCATTACTAAACTTCAAGTACCAATGGCAAAAAGAACTAGATGGTTAGAGTTGAGTGAAGAAAAGGACTCATACGGTAGATCACTTTTTCTCCTAGATAAAAAAAAATGGGACTTTCCGATAACAGAAAATCCACAGGTTAGGTCTATTGAGTTATGGAATTTTATTAATACCAATGGGGATGATCATCCGATTCATATCCATTTAGTTCAATTTCAAATCCTTGACCGCCAGCCTTTTGACGTGAAGCATTTTAAACGAACACAACAAATTAAGTTCACAGGTGCTCCGATGCTCCCTGACTTAGGAGAACGAGGCTGGAAGGACACCGTCAAATGTCCACCTGGCCATATCACTCGAATAATTATCCCATTTTCCCCTTACACTGGTCGATATGTATGGCATTGTCACATGCTTGAACATGAGGATTACGAAATGATGCGGCCGTACTTCATTCTTCCGCCAAATTAA